GAGCAATGGCCGCAGGGTAATGGAGAGCGCCGCCTCTCTGAGCAGGTCTCTGACTATCTCCCGGACCTCCTCTTGAGCTTTCTGTATAGCCAGTGAAGAAAGAATGGTGCGATTATCCAACCGGTGACCAAAAGGTAGAGGGCCTCGACGCCGAGCTGTAGCGCCAGCACGCTCGTGAAGGCGATCAATGTTCCGAGGAACAGCCAGAGGAGGAGCATCGGGAGGTGGAAGCGGTACCGGCGGTCTCCGGGCAGGGTGCCCGACTCCCTCTCTTTCTCGACTCCCATCTGACGTGAACCCTCGCCCGGATGAAAGCGGCGCTCTCTATCGACTCTCGGACCCCCTGATTCCTCCCGGCGCTGAGGCCCCCGGTTCAAGGGAGACACTCTGGAGGGCTGTGGCTCTGAATGTCCGGGGCCACTTGGCTTCCCGGCCACCGTGGCTCGCTGGGAGGGTGGGGGAGGAGACCCTGCGGGCCTGCCGCTCCCGCCCCCCTCTTTTAACTGAAAACGCGCGCGCACCATCGCCCCCTCCTCCCCTCCGCCCTGAATTCACCGCGGCTCAATTAATTTATGGCCCCCGCAAATTCTACTCTCCAGCGGAGATCCGCTCGAGAAGTGAGAGCGCAACCGCCTCCGCCTTTTTAGCGAGGTTTCGCGCCCTGTTGTAGTCCATTCTGTATGAGGCGGCCATTGCCTCCGCCAGAAGCCTCTCGCACTCCCGGAGCTCGAGACCGGCGGCCTTCCCAGCGCGAATCGCCTCTCTGGCATCGAGAATCGCGGCCCTCATAGCGTCCTTCGTGACGGCGCCGTCCTCCAGCGGCCTGAGGTTCCTGAAGAAACCGACGGGAATTCCCTCCCCATTCTCTCCATCCGGCGCGGGTTCCGGCACGGGCTCCGCCTCGGGCGGGTCCCGACCCGATTCCCTCCCGCCGGCAGAATATCCGGAGCCGCCGTTGGCAATCAATGGGTAACTCCTTGCACTCGCAGGCTGCAAAGCGTTGACTTCCCCGAGCCGCCCCCCGGCCGCGCTGCCCGGATGGAATGGGACTGTTGGGGACGCCGATGCTGCGGGTGGAAATGGGGGATACGCGCAGGGGGAGGTGACGGGAGGAGCCACGGGGCTCTGGATTAGGTGAAAGTCATTCGCTTGGGTGGGGGAAGTGGGAAGTGCGGTGGCCGGACCCGTGGGTGGTGAGAGCGAATGGAGCGGCCTGAGAGCGGGGTCTTGCGGAAGGTGCGAAGGGCTGGTGGCTGATGGGGGCGGCATGTCGGCCCCCGCCTCGTTGGCCCTAGGCGCGCCGGATGACTCCGCCGACGGCGTGAGCGGGAGCGAATCGCGTGAGTGCGCAGGGAGTTGCGACGCGCCTTCCCTGGCTCCGCCTCTACGCTTCCTGCGCACCGCGAGCGCCGCTGCACAAACCGCTAGGGCACTCCCCGCGGCAGCAAAAAGGAGGGTCGGCCAGAATCCAGAGAGCACATCACGAAGCCCGCCGGAATTCGATGCCCGTTCTACGCTCACGGTGACGGACGCCGTCGCCGCGAGCTCCCCGTCAGACACCTCGAGAACTATTAAGTGTTTGCCGGGCCCGAGCCTAGCCTCCATCGAGGCTCCGCGCCCGAGAACGGTTCTTCCCTCCCTCCATGTGTAGGTCAAGACGTCCCCGGCATCGGGGTCGACCGCGCTCCCGATGAAGGTGATTCTATCGCCCTCCATGAAACGGCTCTCATTGCCCGGAGCCACGATGGTGACGCTCACTGGTGGGTCGTTCACGTTCTCGACAACTATCGTCAGCGTGCCCGAGGCCTCGGCTCCCTCCCTGTCGCGCACCAGAACTCGGACCCTGTGAATTCCGACGTCCTCGTTGCCCGGAACCCACCTCAGAACCCCCGTTGAGGAGTCCAGCTCGACGAGTCTGGAGGTCGTGGAGAAGGTCAGGGAGTCACCGGGGTCGACGTCGTACGCCTCAAGCACGTACTCCACCTCCTCCCCCTGCTTGACCGTCAGCTCCCGGCCGTCCTCGACGACCGGCGGGTCGTTAACGTTTTGGACGACGAGCAGGCAGGGACGGGTGGCGAGCTCACCCACGCTGTCCGAGACGGAGAACTTAAGAATGTGCTCTCCGACGTGGGAGTTCTCGAAAAAGAAGCTGAGCTCGCCCGTCGCGGGGTCGGCCGAGAGGCCCTCGATGTCGCTCTCCACAGAGTAGCTCAGCGAGTCTCCGGCGTCAATGTCCTCAGCGACGATCCGGTACTCGAAAAGCTCGTCCTCGAGGGCCTCCAGACGCTCGGGGCACTCGAGCTCTGGGGGGTCGTTGCGGTTCTCCACGGTGAGGTTGAAGGAAGCGCTCGAGGAGGCGCCCTTCGTGTCCTCCACGGATATCGTGACAAGATACCTTCCCACCTGCTCATTCGTCGGTGTGAACACGATGGCGCCAGAGACGGGGTCGATGTCGAATAGGGGCGAGTCGTCGGAGAAGCTCAGGTTGTAGCTCGGGTCGTCGACGTCGTGGGCCCGGACCGCGAGGGAGAACTGGAGGTCCTCGGGTGCGATCTGATCCCTGATATTGGATACCGTCGGAGGGTCGTTCACGGGTAGGACGGTGGCGTTGAAGAACAGGACCGCTGTGAGTCCCGATGAATCCGTCGCCCTGACCGCGAACTCCCTTGTTCCGAACCAGTTCAAGTAGGGCGAGCGAAAGTCGAGCGTGTGGCCGTCGGCGCCGAGCTCGGCCGTTATCCTCCCGTCCTCGGGCGAGACGACGAGCTCGTACCCCAGCCGCTTGTCGCGGTCGTCGGTGGCGTAGTCGTCAAGGTCGAGGAGCGCCGGGGCGTCGGTGTCCTCGTCGAAGCACACCGCGCCGGGAGGGACGGGCCGGAACTCCGGCGGCCGATCGAAGTCGAACTCCGCGCGGTTCACCGCGACCACGCCACCTGTCT
The genomic region above belongs to Thermoplasmata archaeon and contains:
- a CDS encoding putative Ig domain-containing protein; the protein is MDGKVKAAVMLFAFALSNVWAAAGAAGVTGSIPETGQTEGDGAGPPSGEPSGEIGGAVSSRTVITFPFSGGSDTSFRISAPVPARVLKASLELEGRSALPPPSDRRTNPSGAGNRAYEGATKEASPKSPPSSFQSQVIPQAACADLSYEDGVGHTTITYGPGSPYQLFRFKITEASVSGLRVRWVGTGFDLLLDWTEASVYLYRSGSWECVGSVEYEGADFEYHSVSRAIQAGAQGCVDSEGMVNILVMGPYGLIYCGVETELVELTVTGSSPVWPTDLSVDIGADGIVEYQMAGELRGTVVIGDDFLRPPAQALIDSFAGSGMVAEVVLCMASKTGGVVAVNRAEFDFDRPPEFRPVPPGAVCFDEDTDAPALLDLDDYATDDRDKRLGYELVVSPEDGRITAELGADGHTLDFRSPYLNWFGTREFAVRATDSSGLTAVLFFNATVLPVNDPPTVSNIRDQIAPEDLQFSLAVRAHDVDDPSYNLSFSDDSPLFDIDPVSGAIVFTPTNEQVGRYLVTISVEDTKGASSSASFNLTVENRNDPPELECPERLEALEDELFEYRIVAEDIDAGDSLSYSVESDIEGLSADPATGELSFFFENSHVGEHILKFSVSDSVGELATRPCLLVVQNVNDPPVVEDGRELTVKQGEEVEYVLEAYDVDPGDSLTFSTTSRLVELDSSTGVLRWVPGNEDVGIHRVRVLVRDREGAEASGTLTIVVENVNDPPVSVTIVAPGNESRFMEGDRITFIGSAVDPDAGDVLTYTWREGRTVLGRGASMEARLGPGKHLIVLEVSDGELAATASVTVSVERASNSGGLRDVLSGFWPTLLFAAAGSALAVCAAALAVRRKRRGGAREGASQLPAHSRDSLPLTPSAESSGAPRANEAGADMPPPSATSPSHLPQDPALRPLHSLSPPTGPATALPTSPTQANDFHLIQSPVAPPVTSPCAYPPFPPAASASPTVPFHPGSAAGGRLGEVNALQPASARSYPLIANGGSGYSAGGRESGRDPPEAEPVPEPAPDGENGEGIPVGFFRNLRPLEDGAVTKDAMRAAILDAREAIRAGKAAGLELRECERLLAEAMAASYRMDYNRARNLAKKAEAVALSLLERISAGE